The Drechmeria coniospora strain ARSEF 6962 chromosome 02, whole genome shotgun sequence genome has a segment encoding these proteins:
- a CDS encoding cation-transporting ATPase 4: protein MATLVDNAQIKHAELLRPLPFHFHAYVWPFLVIWPVFLRYYLTQSLYETYIGAPEWTFVWCGTIITIQSLVWLSTHWSVTLDARLTATKVKHVREASLIKVLPIANAGAGEVCKLVRDKAGGKTNISFLFQKRRFLYDAEKNSFSSLRYDIDAEPKPSVGSFQSSRGLEKQAELSRLEQHYGANTFDIPVPTFTELFKEHAVAPFFVFQIFCVGLWLLDDYWYYSLFTLFMLVAFESTVVWQRQRTLTEFRGMSIKPYDIWAFRLGRWTEIQTDALLPGDLVSVGRTKEDGGVACDMLLVEGAAIVNEAMLSGESTPLLKDSIRLRPSDVALDPDGLDKTAFLWGGTKVLQVTHENSDEAKPLLPSGVPPPPDKGAMAIVIKTGFETSQGSLVRTMIYSTERVSANNLEALLFILFLLIFAIAASWYVWDEGVRKDRKRSKLLLDCVLIVTSVVPPELPMELSLAVNTSLAALSKLAIFCTEPFRIPYGGRIDVACFDKTGTLTGEDLVVEGIAGLGLANASIADRKEADGAHSDMTPVADATLETQLVLATAHALVKLDEGDIVGDPMEKATLGSLGWSLGRGDLLSSAAKAGSTQGVVQIKRRFQFSSALKRQSSVATVNGSNSKTGTRIKGTFVGVKGAPETIMEMLVRVPDDYEETYKYFTRKGSRVLALAYKQLSVDSELGAGKLNDLKREKVESDLHFAGFLVLHCPLKDDAKEAVQMLNESSHRVVMITGDNPLTAVHVAREVEIVDRDVLILDAPEDHHDGGQRLVWKSVDDKVSIPVDPSKPIDGEILETKDLCVTGYALAKFKGQVGWNALLRHAWVYARVSPKQKEDILLGLKDMGYYTLMAGDGTNDVGALKQAHIGIALLNGTKEDLTRIAEHARNTRMKDMYQKQIDLMKRFNQPAPPVPALIAHLYPPGPTNPNYMNAIEREAKSKKMSVEQYGAKYGIVTETITSPGAQSLANDGRNARQAEVNKRAAGFADKLASGMLEAELGDDEPPTLKLGDASVAAPFTSKLRDVMAIPNIIRQGRCTLVATIQMYKILALNCLISAYSLSVLYLEGIKFGDTQYTISGMLMSVCFLSISRARVVEGLSKERPQPNIFNVYIIGSILGQFAVHIATLIYISRLCDKIAPRSTEGLDLEAEFEPSLLNSAIYLLQLIQQVSTFAINYQGRPFREALSENKAMFYGIVGVSGLAFVCALELIPEINEGMKLVPFTDEFKMKMASSMLVDYGLCFVIEKSLKWGFSDYRPRDIAHRRPEQLEREAARKQAVEEKKVEEEEKQRLEKVAEFERQVEERKRKLREWRAGRSS from the exons ATGGCGACCCTCGTCGACAACGCGCAGATCAAGCATGCCGAGCTGCTGCGGCCCCTTCCTTTCCACTTTCACGCCTACGTCTGGCCCTTTCTCGTCATCTGGCCCGTCTTCCTCCGCTATTACCTGACGCAGAGCCTCTACGAAACGTACATTGGCGCCCCCGAATGGACCTTTGTCTGGTGCGgaaccatcatcaccatccaGTCGCTCGTGTGGTTGAGCACGCACTGGAGCGTCACGCTCGACGCCCGTCTCACGGCGACCAAGGTCAAGCATGTTCGGGAAGCGTCTCTGATCAAGGTTCTCCCCATAGCCAACGCCGGCGCGGGAGAGGTTTGCAAGTTGGTTCGCGACAAG gccggcggcaagacaAACATCTCCTTCTTGTTCCAGAAACGTCGCTTCCTGTACGACGCCGAGAAGAACTCGTTCAGTTCGCTCCGCTACGACATCGACGCCGAACCGAAGCCTTCCGTCGGTAGCTTCCAGTCCTCGCGCGGCCTCGAGAAGCAGGCGGAGCTGTCCCGTCTCGAGCAGCACTACGGCGCCAACACCTTCGACATCCCCGTTCCCACCTTTACCGAGCTCTTCAAGGAGCACGCCGTGGCCCCCTTCTTCGTCTTCCAGATATTCTGCGTCGGCCTctggctcctcgacgactaCTGGTACTACTCCCTCTTCACCCTCTTcatgctcgtcgccttcgaGAGCACCGTCGTTTGGCAGCGCCAGCGCACCCTCACCGAGTTCCGTGGCATGAGCATCAAGCCGTACGACATCTGGGCCTTCCGTCTCGGCAGGTGGACCGAGATCCAGACCGACGCTCTCCTGCCTGGCGATCTCGTCTCGGTCGGCAGGACCAAGGAGGACGGAGGCGTCGCGTGCGAcatgctcctcgtcgagggcgccgccatcgtcaacgaGGCCATGCTGTCGGGCGAGAGCACCCCGCTGCTCAAGGATTCGATTCGGCTGCGCCCGTCCGACGTGGCGCTCGACCCCGACGGCCTGGACAAGACGGCCTTCCTCTGGGGCGGCACCAAGGTCCTCCAGGTGACGCACGAGaactcggacgaggcgaaGCCGCTGCTTCCCTCGGGCGTCCCCCCGCCTCCCGACAAGGGCGCCATGGCCATTGTCATCAAGACGGGCTTCGAGACGTCGCAGGGCAGCCTCGTTCGCACCATGATCTACTCGACGGAGCGCGTCTCGGCCAACAACTTGGAGGCGCTTCTCTtcatcctcttcctcctcatcttcgccatcgccgcctcgtggTACGTCTGGGACGAGGGCGTCCGCAAGGACCGCAAGCGCTcgaagctgctgctggacTGCGTCTTGATCGTCACCAGCGTCGTCCCCCCCGAGCTGCCCATGGAGCTCAGCCTTGCCGTCAACACCAGCCTCGCGGCGCTCTCGAAGCTCGCCATCTTCTGCACCGAACCCTTCCGGATTCCCTACGGCGGCCGCATCGATGTCGCCTGTTTCGACAAGACGGGCACCCTCACCGGCGAAGACttggtcgtcgagggcaTCGCGGGCTTGGGCCTCGCCAACGCGAGCATCGCCGACAGgaaggaggccgacggcgctcaCTCCGACATGACGCCTGTCGCGGACGCGACGCTCGAGACGCAGCTTGTCCTCGCGACGGCCCACGCCCTCGtgaagctcgacgagggggaCATTGTTGGCGATCCCATGGAAAAGGCGACCCTCGGCTCGCTGGGTTGGTCGCTTGGTCGTGGCGACTTGCTCTCGAGcgccgccaaggccggcaGCACGCAAGGCGTCGTCCAGATCAAGCGGCGCTTCCAATTTTCGTCGGCGCTTAAGCGCCAGagctccgtcgccaccgtcaaCGGCTCCAACTCCAAGACGGGGACGAGGATCAAGGGTACCTTTGTCGGCGTCAAGGGCGCACCGGAGACGATCATGGAGATGCTCGTTCGCGTGCCCGACGACTACGAGGaaacgtacaagtacttcacGCGCAAGGGCTCTCGTGTTTTGGCTCTCGCCTACAAGCAGCTGTCGGTCGACTCGGAGCTCGGTGCCGGAAAGCTCAACGACCTGAAGCGTGAAAAGGTCGAGAGCGACCTCCACTTTGCCGGTTTCCTAGTGCTGCACTGCCCGCTGAAGGACGACGCCAAGGAAGCGGTGCAGATGCTGAACGAGAGCAGCCACCGAGTGGTGATGATCACGGGCGACAACCCCCTGACGGCCGTCCACGTGGCACGCGAGGTGGAGATTGTCGACCGCGACGTGCTGATCCTGGATGCTCCCGAGGACCACCATGATGGTGGGCAGAGGCTCGTCTGGAAGAGCGTCGATGACAAGGTCAGCATCCCGGTTGACCCCTCGAAGCCAATCGACGGCGAGATCCTCGAGACCAAGGACCTCTGCGTCACCGGCTACGCCTTGGCCAAGTTCAAGGGCCAGGTCGGCTGGAACGCGCTGCTGCGCCACGCCTGGGTGTACGCTCGCGTCTCCCCCAAGCAGAAGGAGGATATCCTCCTCGGGCTCAAGGACATGGGCTACTACACCCtcatggccggcgacggcaccaacgacgtcggcgctCTCAAGCAGGCTCacatcggcatcgccctccTCAACGGAACGAAGGAGGACCTGACGCGCATCGCCGAGCATGCCCGAAACACGCGCATGAAGGACATGTACCAGAAGCAGATCGACCTGATGAAGCGCTTCAACCAGCCCGCCCCACCGGTGCCGGCCTTGATCGCGCACCTGTATCCCCCCGGCCCGACGAATCCCAACTACATGAATGCCATCGAGCGCGAGGCGAAGAGCAAGAAGATGTCGGTGGAGCAGTACGGAGCCAAGTATGGCATCGTGACGGAGACGATCACGTCGCCGGGGGCGCAGAGCCTAGCCAACGATGGGCGCAACGCCCGTCAGGCCGAGGTGAACAAGAGGGCCGCCGGATTCGCGGACAAGCTGGCGTCGGGCATGCTGGAGGCCGaactcggcgacgacgaacccCCGACGCTGAAGCTGGGCGACGCTTCCGTCGCGGCGCCCTTCACGTCGAAGCTCCGAGACGTCATGGCGATTCCCAACATCATCCGACAGGGTCGATGCACGCTGGTGGCGACGATTCAGATGTACAAGATCCTGGCCCTCAACTGCCTCATCAGCGCCTACTCCCTGTCGGTGCTCTACCTCGAAGGCATCAAGTTTGGCGACACGCAGTATACCATCAGCGGCATGCTCATGTCGGTCTGCTTCCTGAGCATCTCGCGCGCCCGCGTGGTGGAGGGTCTGAGCAAGGAACGGCCGCAGCCGAACATATTCAACGTGTACATAATCGGTTCCATCCTCGGCCAGTTTGCCGTTCACATTGCGACGCTCATCTACATATCACGGCTCTGCGACAAAATCGCGCC GCGCTCGACGGAGGGGCTTGATTTGGAAGCGGAGTTTGAGCCGTCGCTGCTGAATTCGGCGATATATCTCCTCCAGCTCATCCAGCAAGTCTCCACCTTTGCCATCAACTACCAGGGCCGGCCGTTCCGCGAGGCGCTGTCGGAGAACAAGGCCATGTTttacggcatcgtcggcgtgtCCGGACTGGCCTTTGTCTGCGCGCTCGAACTCATTCCCGAGATCAACGAGGGCATGAAGCTCGTGCCCTTTACCGACGAGTTCAAGATGAAGATGGCTTCGTCGATGCTCGTGGACTACGGGCTGTGCTTCGTCATCGAGAAGAGCCTAAAGTGGGGCTTCAGCGACTATCGCCCCCGCGACATTGCCCATCGCCGCcccgagcagctcgagcgagAGGCAGCGCGCAAGCAGGCCgtggaggagaagaaggtggaggaggaggagaagcagCGGCTCGAGAAGGTGGCCGAGTTTGAGCGCCAGGTGGAGGAGCGCAAGAGGAAGCTGCGCGAGTGGAGGGCCGGCCGGTCGTCGTAG
- a CDS encoding RING finger domain protein, whose amino-acid sequence MDLQPAWSWSSAAEPQSAQDMVVNRRTEPTGRQQEAAPGSHQAGPRQAGPRQAEARNRSCGPRTCRICLDTEQPKYPTGLTSTFGISSASSRPSYISDDPELGRLLSPCRCKGSQKYVHEGCLNSWRLAEPMAARNYWQCPTCMFNYRLARLQWASMLSSKWTQMALTLSVVVVGIFTLGFVADPILDLWLDPVGTISDTVTGVVSDAGTRQPLMQGEATTWAEHFAKGFFSLGLVGFVKSVVAMGPWHWLNLRSSGLMGSGRRRGTGRARMDNFNLLFVMIGAFTFMMAIWKVVKALSARVLQNVSNKVLDVGAEDDDGEAGEEEATVEGEKHQ is encoded by the coding sequence ATGGATCTGCAGCCGGCATGGAGCTGGAGCTCGGCTGCCGAGCCTCAGTCGGCACAAGACATGGTTGTCAACAGACGCACCGAGCCGACGGGTCGGCAACAAGAAGCAGCCCCCGGGTCTCATCAGGCGGGACCTCGTCAGGCGGGACCTCGTCAGGCGGAGGCGAGAAACCGTTCCTGCGGACCTCGCACGTGTCGCATCTGCCTCGACACGGAGCAGCCAAAATATCCTACAGGCCTCACGTCGACATTTGGCAtatcgtcggcatcatctcGTCCCTCTTACATATCCGATGATCCAGAGCTCGGTCGACTGCTGTCACCGTGCCGCTGCAAAGGCTCGCAGAAATACGTGCATGAGGGATGTCTCAACTCTTGGCGACTGGcggagccgatggcggccaggAATTACTGGCAATGCCCGACCTGCATGTTCAACTACCGGTTGGCTCGGCTGCAGTGGGCGTCGATGCTGAGCAGCAAGTGGACGCAGATGGCCTTGACGctcagcgtcgtcgtcgtcggcatctttaccctcggcttcgtcgcagATCCCATACTCGATCTTTGGCTCGACCCTGTCGGCACCATCAGCGATACCGTCACCGGCGTCGTTTCCGATGCCGGAACCAGGCAACCCCTGATGCAAGGGGAAGCGACGACGTGGGCGGAGCACTTTGCGAAGGGATTCTTCTCCCTCGGCCTGGTCGGCTTTGTCAAAtccgtcgtggccatggGTCCCTGGCATTGGTTGAACCTTCGGTCAAGCGGCTTGATGGGCTCGGGGCGTCGCCGGGGCACCGGCCGTGCGAGGATGGACAACTTCAACCTCCTCTTCGTCATGATTGGCGCCTTCACCTTCATGATGGCAATATGGAAGGTCGTCAAGGCCCTCTCGGCTCGCGTGCTCCAAAACGTCAGCAACAAAGTGCTCGATGTTGGTgccgaagatgacgacggcgaagcgggcgaggaggaagcgaCTGTCGAGGGTGAGAAGCATCAGTGA
- a CDS encoding putative 20S proteasome subunit Y7 has protein sequence MADRYSFSLTTFSPSGKLVQIEYALNAVNQGITALGIKATNGIVLATEKKSSSPLADQSSVSKISNITPNIGAVYSGMGPDYRVLVDRARKVSHTGYKRIYNEYPPTRILVQDVARVMQEATQSAGVRPYGVSMLVAGWDDGIEPEDEATPAEGEVEGEKKASKKTGGIQKGGPMLYQVDPTGSYFPWKATAIGKSATKAKTFLEKRYSEELELEDAIHIALLTLKDNIEGEMNGDSIEIGIVGPPAEHLLGMEGVEGVTGPRFRKLTPQEIEDYLTSL, from the exons ATGGCGGATCGATACTCCTTCTCCCTGACAACTTTCTCGCCCAG CGGCAAGCTGGTGCAAATTG AGTACGCCCTCAATGCGGTCAACCAGGGCATCACGGCGCTCGGCATCAAAG CTACCAACGGAATCGTGCTCGCCACCGAGAAGAAGTCTTCGTCTCCGCTCGCCGATCAGAGCTCAGTGTCCAAGATTAGCAACATCACGCCGAACATCGGCGCCGTCTACTCGGGCATGGGCCCCGACTACCGAGTGCTAGTCGACCGCGCACGCAAGGTCTCTCACACGGGCTACAAGAGAATCTACAACGAGTACCCGCCCACGAGGATACTGGTCCAGGACGTCGCCAGGGTCATGCAGGAGGCCACACAGTCCGCGGGCGTACGACCGTACGGCGTCAGCATGCTGGTGGCCGGATGGGATGACGGCATCGAGCCCGAAGACGAagcgacgccggccgagggcgaggtcgagggcgagaagaAGGCGAGCAAGAAGACGGGCGGCATCCAGAAGGGCGGGCCGATGCTGTACCAGGTCGACCCGACCGGCAGCTACTTCCCGTGGAAGGCGACTGCCATCGGGAAGAGCGCGACCAAAGCCAAGACGTTTCTGGAAAAGAGATACTcggaggagctcgagctTGAGGATGCCATCCACATTGCCCTGCTGACCCTCAAGGACAACATCGAGGGCGAGATGAACGGCGACTCGATCGAAATCG GCATCGTCGGTCCTCCGGCGGAGCACTTGCTGGGCATGGAAGGAGTCGAGGGAGTGACCGGGCCCCGCTTCAGGAAGTTGACCCCTCAGGAGATTGAAGACTACCTTACCAGTCTATGA
- a CDS encoding Regulator of chromosome condensation/beta-lactamase-inhibitor protein II: MARPAVGMTLFATGFNAWRQLDFDCETQPDSREPDDKFSFTNVLEGGVIERPVSRLQYTLVQRDNVLCKAGFGLANQVDQEAAYAYAETANGEILAIEPEVTCPTSDDHGPPPPTTNVLVQYASAAKLKRGERRKTWRCVHPAKAIAAFDAGFVILYQDGTVATMGDARFEDCLGRDCTERSPPEDPGIVHDLANLGDPVVRIAAGGHSLAALTESGGTYLWGMMSPSGAHRQQAFPSLTGIPNYVEFDDGKDIVDFALGDSHAIALTMDGCVLVIGDNTNGQLGFDGQARRRIDSWTTATVRVPHGHEVVAVAAGPKSSFVLTSSVHARGDRTRRDAAE, translated from the exons ATGGCGCGGCCTGCCGTTGGCATGACACTATTCGCAACCGGCTTCAACGCTTGGAGGCAGCTGGACTTTGATTGTGAGACTCAACCTGACTCCCGCGAGCCGGATGACAAATTCTCCTTCACCAACGTTCTCGAAGGCGGCGTCATTGAGCGGCCTGTCTCGCGGCTTCAGTACACCCTAG TCCAGCGAGATAATGTTCTCTGCAAGGCCGGCTTCGGTCTTGCGAATCAAGTCGACCAAGAAGCAGCCTATGCCTATGCCGAAACGGCCAACGGAGAGATTCTCGCCATCGAACCCGAGGTGACCTGCCCTACTTCGGACGACCATggccctccgccgccgacgacaaaTGTCCTTGTTCAATACGCATCGGCCGCCAAACTGAAACGCGGCGAGAGACGGAAAACATGGCGCTGCGTTCATCCCGCAAAGGCAATAGCTGCCTTCGACGCCGGTTTCGTCATCTTGTATcaggacggcaccgtcgccaccaTGGGTGATGCTCGATTCGAGGATTGCCTGGGACGCGATTGTACGGAGCGCTC ACCTCCGGAGGACCCGGGAATCGTGCACGATCTCGCCAATCTAGGGGACCCCGTCGTTCGCATCGCAGCCGGTGGACATTCTCTTGCCGCCTTGACCGAGAGTGGCGGCACGTACCTGTGGGGGATGATGTCGCCAAGCGGAGCGCATCGACAGCAGGCTTTCCCGTCCCTCACCGGCATCCCGAATTATGTCGAGTTCGACGATGGCAAGGACATTGTAGACTTTGCCCTCGGCGACTCGCACGCCATCGCCCTCACAATGGACGGGTGCGTTCTCGTCATTGGCGACAATACCAACGGCCAACTGGGCTTCGACGGGCAAGCGAGACGGCGGATCGATTCATGGACTACGGCGACCGTCCGAGTTCCGCACGGACACGAGGTTGTGGCCGTGGCGGCAGGGCCCAAGTCATCCTTCGTCCTCACATCCAGTGTGCACGCCCGTGGCGACCGCACTAGGAGAGACGCTGCGGAATGA
- a CDS encoding aspartic-type endopeptidase — protein MRPAAQLTRLVASASFVSAFYPFIPPWLQARSVDEVRRDVGGQDVAGFVFEIEQMPGSDSFTPAERAARDAARLANRYEGRHFVGPARDASFWKRASEYSIMKAVQPGQDLTVGIDQDGTDYSYLVKLELGSKAKGIYMLVDTGAGSSWIMGSNCKDDACSRHNTYGPADSDTFKSTTTDFTISYGSGTVSGQLASDTVSLAGVSFRYQFGLASQTSSSFSQFAFDGILGLAMNKGSNDNFFQSFSQAKKLDKNLFSVALNRAVDGGANTGELRFGAINPNKFTGDITYSPLALDDGNWVIKLDDMAYDGNKANVGGVLAYIDTGTSFLFGPVDLVKKLHSLVPGAESLDGMTYAVPCDSTKSMVLTFSGVDYVISPKDWINSRLNPGNCTSNIFGREVVKDSWLLGDTFLKNVYSVYDKDEKRIGFAKLAASNSSQTGTGAASSDESSASASTQSKSTATMSSPAAVTSSSTDASKSVGSQNSPAGSGSLNGASTTPSETLKSAAAGVGFQQDHKLAAVVFFTMAVSLMM, from the exons ATGCGTCCGGCGGCCCAGCTCACACGTCTCGTCGCATCGGCCTCCTTCGTCTCGGCCTTTTACCCCTTCATCCCCCCTTGGCTTCAGGCccgctccgtcgacgaggtcagACGCGATGTCGGTGGCCAGGACGTCGCAGGCTTCGTCTTCGAGATTGAGCAAATGCCAGGTTCCGATTCGTTCACGCCAGCCGAGCGAGCCGCCCGCGATGCCGCGAGACTCGCCAACAGGTACGAGGGACGTCACTTCGTCGGTCCCGCGCGTGATGCGTCCTTCTGGAAGAGAGCGAGCGAGTATTCCATCATGAAGGCCGTCCAGCCCGGACAGGACTTGACGGTGGGAATCGACCAGGACGGCACCGACTACTCGTACCTCGTCAAGTTGGAGCTCGGGTCCAAGGCCAAGGGGATCTACATGCTCGTCGACACCGGAGCCGGTTCCAGCTGGATCATGGGCAGCAACTGCAAGGACGACGCCTGCTCGAGGCACAACACCTACGGCCCGGCCGATTCGGACACGTTTAAGTCGACAACCACCGACTTCACCATATCGTACGGGTCCGGAACCGTTTCCGGCCAGCTCGCCTCCGACACGGTCAGCCTGGCCGGCGTCAGCTTCAGGTACCAGTTTGGCTTGGCCTCCCAGACGTCATCGTCCTTTTCTCAGTTCGCCTTCGACGGCATTCTTGGCTTGGCCATGAACAAGGGATCCAACGACAACTTCTTCCAATCCTTTTCCCAGGCAAAGAAGCTCGACAAGAACCTATTCTCCGTCGCCCTGAACCGGGCCGTCGATGGTGGTGCCAACACGGGCGAGCTTCGCTTCGGCGCCATAAACCCCAACAAGTTCACCGGCGACATCACCTACTCCCCCCTCGCCTTGGACGACGGCAACTGGGTCAtcaagctcgacgacatgGCCTACGACGGCAACAAGGCCAACGTGGGCGGCGTCTTGGCCTACATCGATACGGGCACCTCTTTCCTCTTCGGACCCGTCGACTTGGTGAAGAAGCTTCACAGCCTCGTCCCCGGCGCCGAGAGCTTGGACGGCATGACCTACGCCGTCCCCTGCGACAGCACCAAGTCCATGGTCCTTACCTTTTCGGGCGTCGACTATGTCATCTCGCCCAAGGACTGGATCAATTCGAGATTAAATCCGGGCAACTGCACGAGCAACATCTTCGGCCGCGAGGTCGTGAAAGATTCCTGGCTGCTCGGCGACACGTTCCTCAAGAATGTGTATTCGGTCTATGACAAGGACGAGAAGCGCATCG GATTTGCCAAATTGGCCGCGTCCAACTCGTCGCaaaccggcaccggcgcagCGAGCTCGGACGAGTCCTCCGCTTCGGCATCGACCCAGTCCAAGTCGACGGCCACCATGtcatcgccggccgccgtcactTCATCGTCCACGGATGCGTCAAAGTCCGTCGGCAGCCAGAATTCTCCGGCCGGCAGCGGAAGCTTGAACGGTGCTTCGACCACGCCGAGCGAGACGTTAAAGTCGGCGGCCGCAGGCGTCGGCTTCCAGCAAGATCACAaactcgccgccgtcgtcttcttcaccatggccgtctcCCTGATGATGTAA
- a CDS encoding CHD5 domain protein encodes MSTLLLVIFAIELVAHLVNAIGAAQINNLLWTLINYLPISTSKAAAEQRKIQVQYLRVRRELNATSSQDEFAKWAKLRRQHDKLLEQLDASKKGLEASKARFDKYLTAVRMLLTKIPQYLMPFWYGKEAMFWLPHGWFPYYAEWIISFPRAPLGSVSAPSWQLACSGFIQLMSQALVFIWTLLFAPTKPTEANEAKTKQAGQKAGEKAGQQAGQKAGEKKNKVAVPASTESHNKEL; translated from the exons ATGTCGACCCTCTTGCTCGTCATCTTCGCCATCGAGCTCGTGGCCCACCTGGTCAACGCCATCGGTGCTGCCCAGATCAACAACCTG CTCTGGACCTTGATCAACTACCTCCCCATCTCGACGtccaaggccgccgccgagcaacGAAAGATCCAGGTCCAGTACCTCCGCGTCCGGCGGGAGCTCAACGCGACGAGCAGCCAAGACGAGTTCGCAAAATGGGCCAAGCTGAGGCGCCAGCATGAcaagctgctcgagcagctcgacgcTTCGA AGAAGGGACTGGAAGCGTCCAAGGCGCGCTTCGACAAGTACCTCACGGCGGTGCGGATGCTCCTGACAAAGATTCCCCAATACCTGATGCCGTTCTGGTACGGCAAGGAGGCCATGTTCTGGTTGCCGCACGGCTGGTTTCCGTACTACGCCGAGTGGATCATTTCCTTTCCTCGTGCGCCGCTGGGGAGCGTGAGCGCGCCGTCATGGCAGCTCGCCTGCTCGGGCTTCATCCAGCTCATGTCGCAGGCCCTCGTCTTCATCTGGACGCTGCTCTTTgcgccgacgaagccaaCGGAGGCGAACGAGGCGAAGACGAAACAAGCCGGGCAGAAAGCTGGGGAGAAAGCTGGGCAGCAGGCAGGGCAAAAGGCGGGCGAAAAGAAAAACAAGGTGGCGGTGCCTGCGAGCACCGAATCCCACAACAAGGAACTTTGA
- a CDS encoding hypothetical protein (related to myo-inositol transporter), which yields MDGSRAPLMTGESQGDHVQHDDDDLLSTALGGKAHGARPGAFVFALTFAAGISGLLFGYDTGVISATLVSVGDSLSNRPLTSLDKSIITSSTSLFALVASPLSSVLADKLGRKHVMLYADVLFVAGALLQAFCSTVPLMVAGRCIVGAGVGAASFVVPLYIAELAPAAYRGRLVTTIVLFVTMGQMIAYITGWLFSSFAHEKTGWRWMVGLGALPAMLQAAVLVSMPETPRWLVMVGRPAAARLVVEKVHGDDASAADDAAVIVRNIEFEAREEREARRLRATDGVGSWKWLGAWQELMREGKNRRALAIACLLQGLQQLCGFNSLMYFSATIFMLVGFSSPTLTSLVVAVTNFVFTLAALGLIDRVGRRRILLCSIPLMIVGLLSASIGFSYLSFSPDAPSNSDHRIAASIVLTSIMLYVASFALGLGNVPWMQSELFPLSVRSLGSGIATATNWSANFVIGLTFLPLMDALSPSWTFLLYAVICGAGYLLVWRIYPETAGLSLEEATELLENGWGVK from the exons ATGGATGGCTCTCGAGCGCCGTTGATGACTGGCGAGAGCCAGGGCGACCATGtgcagcacgacgacgacgaccttttGTCGACAGCCCTCGGAGGCAAGGCGCACGGCGCTCGGCCTGGTGCTTTCGTCTTCGCCCTGACCTTTGCCGCCGGAATCAGCGGCTTGCTGTTCGGAT ACGACACCGGTGTCATCTCGGCGAcgctcgtctccgtcggcgacTCGCTCTCCAATCGACCCCTCACGTCGCTGGACAAATCCATCAtcacgtcctcgacgtcgctcttcgccctcgtcgcgtcgccgctctcgtccgtcctcgccgacaagctgGGCCGCAAGCACGTCATGCTGTACGCCGacgtcctcttcgtcgccggcgccttgCTCCAAGCCTTCTGCTCCACCGTGCCGCTCATGGTGGCCGGGAGGTGCATCGTGGGCGCCGGGGTCGGCGCCGCGAGCTTCGTCGTGCCCCTGTacatcgccgagctcgcgccggcggcctaTCGGGGCCGGCTCGTCACCACCATCGTGCTCTTCGTCACCATGGGCCAGATGATCGCCTACATCACCGGCTGGCTGTTCTCTTCCTTTGCCCACGAGAAGACGGGCTGGCGCTGGATGGTCGGCCTCGGTGCGCTGCCGGCCATGCTGCaggccgccgtgctcgtctCCATGCCCGAGACGCCCCGCTGGCTCGTCATGGTCGGCCgtccggccgccgccaggctcgtcgtcgaaaaggtccacggcgacgatgcgagcgcggcagacgacgccgccgtcattGTTCGAAACATCGAGTTCGAGGCCCGAGAGGAGCGGGAAGCGCGCCGGCTGCGAGCCACCGACGGAGTCGGCTCGTGGAAGTGGCTCGGCGCCTGGCAGGAGCTCATGAGGGAGGGGAAGAACCGCCGAGCGCTGGCCATCGCTTGCCTGCTGCAGGGTCTTCAGCAGTTGTGCGGTTTC AACTCGCTCATGTATTTTTCCGCCACCATCTTCATGCTCGTCGGCTTCAGCAGCCCGACGCTCacgtccctcgtcgtcgccgtcaccaaTTTCGTCTTCAcccttgccgccctcggTCTGATCGACCGCGTGGGCCGGAGGCGCATCTTGCTCTGTTCGATACCGCTCATGATTGTCGGACTGTTGTCGGCCTCCATCGGCTTCTCCTATTTATCCTTTTCGCCAGACGCACCGAGCAACTCGGACCACCGCATCGCCGCGAGCATCGTCTTGACGAGCATCATGCTGTACGTCGCGTCCtttgccctcggcctcggaaaCGTGCCGTGGATGCAGAGCGAGCTGTTTCCGCTCTCGGTGCGGTCCTTGGGAAGTGGCATCGCGACGGCGACCAACTGGAGTGCCAACTTCGTCATCGGCTTGACCTTTTTGCCCCTGATGGATGCGCTGAGTCCTTCGTGGACGTTTTTGTTGTACGCCGTGATATGCGGCGCTGGGTATCTGCTGGTCTGGCGGATATATCCAGAGACGGCGGGCTTGAGTCTCGAGGAGGCGACCGAGCTTCTCGAAAATGGTTGGGGTGTCAAGTGA